One region of Anas acuta chromosome Z, bAnaAcu1.1, whole genome shotgun sequence genomic DNA includes:
- the LOC137848448 gene encoding atrial natriuretic peptide receptor 1-like: protein MLAEGWHDLDNKDYDCWPLEKPDEYNMLDCGGLEMAWVKRPPEKAVSGEFFNVTYAVFASDGFYQYAVQNGILSHSNATAAREFCEEHECPASWKDANGENCCVHHANIHSCPLAFMGRGGICGPWIPDDGQIFTHTLSTAGKMSQRNWTAKVVLVHVGVTSLIAHIRVGRMQVALEAKTTVLPAVVCGDGFCEEEEGCSICPADCGECPLSADAKIAIALPIGLVCTAFIMTVLWFQYQKQKLFWDESWIIDFKCIKQDSIAGAATGSMMSAPPTPSESNISCITALSSCTAAANASKKLYFTQTGRYDGRTVAIKKIMKKAFTLTKSIRKEVKQVRELDHPNLCKFIGGCIEVPNVAIVTEYCPKGSLSDVLLNEDIPLNWGFRFSFATDIAQGMAYLHHHKIYHGRLKSNNCVIDDRWVCKIADYGLQSYRKEDSPEGSSSYQQHFIQVYIAPEIHSLSDFEPNSMTDVYSYAIILLEIATRSDPMPKDDVHSAEYSWCLPLAELISRKAENSCPCPTDYIELIRKCRKNNPVQRPTFEQVKKMLYKMNPNKVSPVDMMMTLMEKYSKHLEILVSERTQDLMHEKQKTDHLLYSMLPKQVADDLRQGKRAQAQSYLSATIFFSDIVGFTQLSSSSTPYQVVDLLNKLYTAFDEIIDNYDVYKVETIGDAYMVVSGVPRENGILHAGEIASMALDLVTVCKTFKIPHKPNTLLKIRAGIHSGAVVAGVVGTKMPRYCLFGDTVNTASRMESTSEALKIQCSSSAYQLLEQIGEYVLVCRGNLQVKGKGDMVTYWLEGKKASATQKEVPSPSVTFQDPNRTSFSLIPGVFQGDSLSNPAY, encoded by the exons gtCTGGAGATGgcatgggtgaaaaggcctccAGAAAAGGCTGTGAGTGGGGAATTCTTCAATGTGACCTATGCAGTCTTTGCTTCAGATGGCTTTTATCAATATGCAGTGCAAAATGGAATCCTTTCTCACAG CAATGCTACTGCTGCAAGGGAATTCTGTGAGGAGCATGAGTGCCCTGCCAGCTGGAAAGATGCAAATGGCGAGAACTGCTGTGTCCATCATGCCAACATTCACTCCTGTCCTTTGGCCTTCATG GGTAGAGGAGGAATATGTGGTCCATGGATTCCCGATGATGGCCAGATATTTACCCACACTTTATCTACAGCTGGCAAAATGAGCCAAAGAAACTGGACTGCCAAG GTTGTTTTGGTTCACGTGGGTGTGACTTCTCTCATCGCACACATCAGAGTTGGGAGAATGCAAGTTGCTCTGGAAGCAAAAACCACAGTCCTTCCTGCAGTAG TTTGTGGAGATGGCTTTTGTGAGGAAGAAGAAGGCTGCTCTATCTGTCCAGCAGATTGTGGGGAATGCCCGCTATCAGCTGATGCTAAGATAGCAATTGCCTTACCAATAGGTTTAGTCTGCACTGCCTTCATTATGACAGTCCTG tggTTTCAATATCAGAAACAAAAGTTGTTTTGGGACGAGAGCTGGATTATAGACTTCAAATGCATCAAACAAG ATTCCATAGCAGGGGCAGCAACAGGAAGCATGATGAGTGCTCCCCCAACACCTAGTGAATCCAATATCAGCTGTATCACTGCTCTGagctcctgcacagcagctgctaaTGCGTCCAAGAAATTGTACTTCACCCAGACTGGGAGATA tGACGGTAGAACAGTGgccataaagaaaataatgaagaagGCATTCACCCTGACCAAATCCATACGTAAGGAAGTAAAGCAAGTAAG GGAACTCGACCATCCCAATCTCTGCAAATTCATTGGTGGTTGTATAGAAGTGCCAAATGTTGCCATAGTGACAGAGTACTGCCCCAAAGGCAGCCTGAGTGATGTTCTGCTCAATGAAGACATCCCATTGAACTGGGGATTCAg gttttcttttgctACTGACATTGCCCAAGGAATGGCCTATCTTCACCACCACAAAATTTATCATGGACGGTTGAAGTCTAATAACTGTGTGATAGATGACCGATGGGTTTGTAAAATTGCAG ATTATGGCTTGCAGTCATACAGAAAAGAAGATTCTCCTGAAGGGTCGAGCTCATACCAGCAGCACTTTATACAGGTTTACATAGCTCCTGAAATCCATTCACTTTCAGACTTTGAACCCAATTCTATGACAGACGTCTACAG TTATGCCATCATTTTACTAGAAATTGCTACAAGAAGTGACCCTATGCCA AAAGATGATGTGCATTCAGCTGAATATTCTTGGTGTCTGCCTTTGGCAGAACTAATTTCACGGAAGGCTGAGAATTCTTGCCCATGTCCCACAGATTACATAGAG CTAATcagaaagtgcagaaaaaataatccagtcCAAAGACCTACATTTGAACAAGTCAAGAAAATGTTATACAAGATGAATCCTAACAAAGTTAGCCCTGTTGACATGATGATGACTCTG ATGGAGAAATATAGCAAACACTTGGAGATACTGGTTTCTGAGAGAACTCAGGATTTAAtgcatgaaaaacagaagactgaTCATCTGTTGTATA GTATGTTGCCAAAGCAAGTAGCAGATGATCTCAGGCAGGGAAAACGTGCACAAGCTCAAAGTTACTTAAGTGCCACCATCTTTTTcag TGACATAGTTGGCTTCACTcagctttccagcagcagcacaccttATCAAGTGGTAGATCTCTTGAACAAGCTTTATACCGCTTTTGATGAAATCATAGATAACTATGATGTCTATAAGGTGGAGACAATAGGAGATGCCT ATATGGTAGTGTCAGGAGTACCCAGAGAGAATGGGATCCTTCATGCTGGAGAGATCGCAAGCATGGCTTTAGACCTTGTGACCGTCTGCAAGACATTTAAGATCCCACACAAGCCCAACACCCTCCTAAAGATAAGAGCAGGAATACATTCAG gGGCAGTTGTAGCTGGGGTTGTTGGGACCAAAATGCCACGGTATTGTTTGTTTGGAGATACTGTGAACACAGCTTCCAGGATGGAATCTACCAGTGAAG CTCTTAAAATACAGTGCAGTTCAAGTGCATACCAGCTGTTGGAGCAGATTGGAGAGTATGTGTTAGTATGCCGTGGGAATTTACAAGTCAAG GGAAAAGGAGACATGGTAACTTACTGGCTTGAAGGTAAGAAAGCCTCTGCCACCCAGAAGGAAGTCCCCAGCCCATCTGTGACTTTTCAAGATCCCAACAGAACTTCGTTTAGTTTAATACCAGGTGTCTTTCAGGGTGATTCTCTCTCAAATCCTGCTTACTAG